The genomic window CAGTCTTCATTGGCCGCAATAATCCATACCGAAAAAGGGGACATCAGGCTGAATCTCTTCCCGGACAAGGCCCCCCTTACGGTCCTCAATTTTGTAAACCTGTCCAAAAGAGGATTCTACGACGGACTTATTTTTCACCGGGTTATTCCCGATTTCATGATTCAGGGCGGCTGCCCACTCGGCACCGGGACAGGCGGGCCGGGATACCGGTTTAATGATGAATTTTCCCGGGACCTGAAGCATGACAAACCGGGCGTCCTTTCCATGGCGAATGCAGGACCGA from Syntrophorhabdaceae bacterium includes these protein-coding regions:
- a CDS encoding peptidylprolyl isomerase, producing MTQSSLAAIIHTEKGDIRLNLFPDKAPLTVLNFVNLSKRGFYDGLIFHRVIPDFMIQGGCPLGTGTGGPGYRFNDEFSRDLKHDKPGVLSMANAGPNTNGSQFFITHVPTPWLDQKHAVFGSVMDETDQKVVDSIRAGNKITSIAIEGDYAALMEDHKDILDKWNAALEAAGK